CGGAATCACGGCAAATCCCAGGGCGATGCCGGCGTTGATGGCGTTAAGGCGGTAGGTCCAGCCGAAGATGTTTTTTAAGAAAGAGGCCATTATTATCAGGGCAAAAAAGCCCAGCACCACCGAGGGAATGCCGGCCAGCAGTTCCACCACCGGTTTGATGAACTCCTTGAGCCGACGCCCGGCGAACTCCGAGCTGTAAAGGGCCGCTCCGATGGCCGCCGGAACAGCGAAAACCAGGGCGATCAGGGTCACTTTTAAACTGCCCAGGATTATCGGCCACAGCGAGAACCGGGGCTTATCCGACACCGGCTGCCATTCGATCCCATTGAAGAATTTACCGAAGGTTATCTCTTGCATCACTTCCCGGCTGAAGAATATCGGCAGCGACTCCCGCAGGATGAACAGGAATATCAGAAACACCGCGATTATGGCCAGGGTGGCGGTGACCTTGATGTTGACCTCTATCAGCGATTCCCCGAGGTAGCGGAACCTTTTTTTCTGGAGGCTCATAATAGTTTCCTTATAACAACAGCTAAATCCAGAGGGCCAGGTTATCACCAAAACCCTCTGGATCAGGCATTCATGGCGTTGACCGGCTTACTTTATCGTGAAATACCCGACTTTCTTGACGATCTCCTGGCCCTCGGGGGAGAGCACCCAGTCCACGAGTTTCTTGATCTCGCCACTGGGTTTTCCCCGCAGGTACCAATACAAGTTGCGGGCCAGCGGATACTGTCCGCTCTTGACGGTTTCGGTGGTGGGCTTAAAGCTGCCCTTGGCTGTCTTGATGGCTAATTCCTTGACGCCCTTGGCATAGGCGGCTCCTCCGTATCCTATCCCGTACACATCCTTGGACACCGCATTTACCACCGCCGCTGTGCCTGGAAGGGACTGCATGCTGGAGGTATAGTCGGCGTTCTTCATGGCCGCTTCCCGGAAGAATACGTAGGTGCCCGAGCTGTTCTCGCGGCCGTAGACGATGATCTTGGCGTCCGGCCCGCCCA
Above is a window of candidate division TA06 bacterium DNA encoding:
- the pstC gene encoding phosphate ABC transporter permease subunit PstC codes for the protein MSLQKKRFRYLGESLIEVNIKVTATLAIIAVFLIFLFILRESLPIFFSREVMQEITFGKFFNGIEWQPVSDKPRFSLWPIILGSLKVTLIALVFAVPAAIGAALYSSEFAGRRLKEFIKPVVELLAGIPSVVLGFFALIIMASFLKNIFGWTYRLNAINAGIALGFAVIPAIYSLAEDAINAVPRSFREAALGLGATPWQTAVKVVLPAALPGVSAAALFGMGRAVGETMVVLMAAGNAPLFSFNPLESTRTMTATIAAELGEVVFGSGHYHALFFIGLVLFLATFIINLISWSLFQGLMARMYGKGK